The genome window GTCTGACTGTTTGGCAACTTGTTTCTATGCAAGCATGTGGGATTAATCTATTCAAGTTGGAAGGACTGAATTGTTTTACTTGTTCAAATTGGATTAAAggcttcttgttgttgttgtatatgATCACTCTTGTGTTTACATTTGTCTCATTGTTGGTATCTTTAGGTATTTTCTGGAGCTCATGTCATGGTTTTAAATGGaatttttgtgataatttcTATGCTTAGAAATTACCAGTAATAGAGTGTTATAAATCTGGTCCTCAAtttatacttatttatttatttttttcaattgtatAGGGTGGAGGCCAATGAAGTGGTTGTGAAGCATGCATGGATATCACTTTCTGAAGGGAACTTTTCTTACATGTTgcatatatatttgtgtttatttacttttgaaaCTATGTGTTTGATCGTAATTAACTAAACAAGTTATGTGTATATTTGTGTTCTTGGACATATCAATTTGATGGAGTACTTTgacttttgcatttatttaatttgtatctTTAAATTGTATTTCTTAAATATAATGTTTTATACTATCTTATAATGCGTATATTGCAAGATAGGGTAAtagacaaattattattattattttttttaaaatcaaactaTTGCAACAAGGTTGTTTGTTGTAATAAgctataacatttttcacaaaaccTTTGAAGCAATAAGCTATTGCCACAAAGTTATTTGTTGTAATAAAGGAGTTATTGCATCAACTTGTTTGTTACAATATTTAGGATTTATTGCATCgagatttttttgttgtataaaCCTATTGCCTCGGAGTTTATTACAACGGCTTGCAACAATTTTTTCGTCGTTGCAATAATACCTTATTGCAACGACTTTGTAGTTATTGCAACGATTTTTTCCGTTGTAATAGgccttttttcttgtagtgtacCATACACCAGGTATATAtcatatgcttaaaagaatagataatttgagataataattaaaaaattgaatataacTGCATATTACTGTTCAatagtatatattaatttatgtaAAGAGATCAAACCTGAAGCATAAAGCTGCAAATGGTCAAAACCTTGATTGGATAAAGTTGTAGAAGGAGTTTATAGAGATCATATCCTATAGATTCATCATAATCCAACTCCATCCCAAAGCTTAGAACTGCTTCTTCCATATGGGCTGGGtgtatttcaaattcaaaatgagGAATTGTCCCAGAATATTTGAAGAACCTTAAATTTGGCGCTTCAATGACAATCTCATTGGAAATTAGAGAACAGTTATCCGCAACAAAACATTTCAGCCTCAAATTTGGTCCACTGATTTCAAGATGATCCAAGTTCCAACACTTCTTCAAACTCAAACTCTCTAGCAAGGGACAATTCCTTAACAAGGCTTTAATAAAACTCAGTGATAATTCAAGCCAACCGAAAGAGACTTGCTTCAGTGCTGTAAAGTTCATGAAGTCAGAGTTACGAAAATTGCAGGAGAACAACTTTATAGATTCAAGAACTATATGTCCAAACACATTTAATGGCAAATCAAACAACGCTGCATGATTATCAAGGTTATCTTCTGCCCATGTTGGGTCAGAAAAATCAAGGCCTAAACCTTTTCACATTATGTATGATGGCAAATGAAATGCAACGTTGTATATCCCCATTAAAATTTTCAGGCTTAGATAATGTGAGTTGAAACTTATCTATATCACGTCCTTGATAGTTTTGGATCTGTTGTAGTGCACAATCCATGAAACGCCAACGCTTGGACAAAACGCTAGTCCTTACGGCTTCTTTGAAGGGAAGGAAAGAGATGATGATCAGGATCAAATGCTCACTCAACTTTCTGAACATGTCCAAGTTATCAGCCATGGCTGTGGAGAGATCAGCGTGGATACTGTGATGATGAGTTTCTTAGATAATATCCAAGAAGTAATTTGCAAGAAGGGTTTGAAGGGATTTGTATCGTTAAAGCCAGAGACCAATGGTTGCACCGTTTGGATTATAGTGGGCTTTGGcgaaaggtttttatttttaccaaaccAAAGAGCATGTATGGAAGATTTGAGGCGTGTAATTGAAACAGAAAGAAATGCGTAGAagattcctttttttcttttttttcttcaattaatcTCTATTAATCCAAATGCAATTTTTACACAAATATCTTGAAATACTAATGCatcaagttttcaaaacaatacaattttttttttttgggggtggggggggggggggggggggaagtagTAAATTTGTTTAAccagtgatttttttttttttacaagtctAATTAAGTGTATATGTTTGTGAAGGTCCTTCCTGAAAATTTGAACCCCAGCCCTTACTCCCACACCTCACAAGTACTTAGTAAAGGTGCACAGTGATACTGTGGTACAAGTGAAGGTTAAACTCAAaagatatttttatatataattaatacttttaaaaaagaaaataaaattgttaagtATGCTTAGTATgtttaataaataagtaaaaagtcACCACAATAGTGTTTAGAAAACAACTTGTAAATGACTTAACATTACCCTaagtagagttttttttttttttttttttttttttttttttttgaggtaagaGATAGAAAATTTTAGGTATACTTTATGAAATGTCTTTCTATTAAAACTTTATTTCCTCTTCTTTATATGtgtatttatttcttaaaacaACTCGTAATGACTCAATCACTCAATaccatatatatgtatataagtATGGAGTAATATTTAGTGGTAATTAATAATAGGATACAATCAATATCTAGGTGTATTTAGAGTTTTGCCATTTCTACTACTAGACAACAAAAACACAGAGGCAAAGAGAGTGAGATTTAGTGTCTGTTTGGTATCAgtttatttagctttttgtcGAAAATGTGCTAAAGTATACTTATACttcagtgaaaaaaaaaaatgaggttttaaaaagctgtatataaaaactaaaaactgagcAAATAAACTCAAGTTGAAACAACACTTAAATTGAGATTAAGAAAGCTTATATGAGGCACTCAAGCATCATAATTCTGCACCACACTTGTTTGGTGTGCTCTTTGAAAGCAAGAACcattgttaaaatttatggtCAGGTTTAGAAATGCAGATAGGGTGGGACGCtaattaattcaaattaaaattaaaaaaaaaaaaatcctaaaatttttggttgataataattgaaaatatttatatattaaaaaatagagtCTTTTACATTGGTCATTTGCATAAATTTGTTTCTTTGGAATTTGCTATATGTCTTTGTGCTAGAACctcattcattctttcttttatgtgggattattttctccattaaaaaaaagtcatgatATTTTTTTGACATAACAGATTGTCATTTTtctctcaaatctcaagatACATTGCCaattattacaataattttaaggaaaaatattaaatacgTAGTTAGCCAATTAGTCTTAATTATTAGGATAAAACTTTGGTACAGTACCTTAGATGCTGTTCCTTAGATTCTCCTCTTAAAATTGAGTCATGtggttacttaactaaaaaaaatacacttctatcccatgaaaaaaaatctacatggcAGAAATTTAAAAGgagaacctaaaaaaaaataatctaagtactgtatctaagtcTTGCTTTACTTGttatccaaattttaaaaccaaaacaattaATTACTTGGGTATAATAACAACATTATTAATGAAATGACAACTATGCTTTCATTTCACAATAAATGCcacctttaatatatatatatatatatatatatttattatcaatGCCACTTTTAGTATGCCTCTTTAATATCAAATCACTTGTATCCTGGTCTTATAATAAAGTAGTTGAGTTGGATTAGGATGCTGCTCAAACATCAAGTttataatgcttttttttttttttttttttttttgagggggatgCTTATGATGCTATTGAAACATTATGTTTATGCATAATGCTCCCCGACATATACTCTATCATGAAATATGTTAATTTGAtcttattcatttattatttggacagtttttgctaaataatgCGTTTTGCATTTACATGAAAATATTGCCTTATTTTAATACTTGACTCCTATAGAGTCAAGTTCCACTTCAAACTCTACTTTTGCaattgatgtggcattttttttaaaatttgaccctacttggaactcgagttccacttgaAACATTACGTTACCCAATATCTCAAATTAGTCGTGTCTATGTCACTTTCTCTTATTTATATCTCTCTAGCTCTCAAACCCTTTGTCACTCTCGTCTTtgtctctctcactctcaaatcTCCCTTTCAATTTCAGACCTCCCTCTTGTCTCTTGTTTCTCACTCTTTTTAAGTAACCAACGATGATAGtctcaaaattcacatcatTGGCACTTCATCTCACTGGCAATTACTAGCCCTTCTCCGGTTGCATGTTAATCTTCATTTGCTTTTTCGAGGGttatagatttttcaaaaaaaaaaaaaatggtaatttgtgttttccctttttgattttctatgtTCCTTGTACTTTAGACATTTAGTTCTAAAATGAGGGGAATTGTGCAAaactttccaaaattttgagagaaatgTTCATGTGGTTTTTTTCCTTAATCATTGCATGGATAAAATTAGGTTTTTAATTGAAATGGGGATATGAGTTAAGTAgtaaatagtgtttttttttttttttttttttttttttttcatgtacttacctttttattttagtgAAAAGTTAACAGATGCCTTCAGACATTggtttaggaaattttttataaaaacatttaTGGGAAAAGAAGAATGCAACTGATTTTTTTGACCGCTTTTTTACATTTCCCTTGAAAGTggatatcaaaactttcctaaaatggtgtttaaataaatttccaaaagaCACTCATTAAACGAACcctttattttatctatttatgtGCTGCTTGTTGTGGATAGTCTATGTTACTTTTCATATTAGTCATTGGTGCCCttgtaaattattttgttttgacaCATATTATTAATGAGATGCAATTTgaatttgtaaagttgtgatttataactatatttttatgttggctttaattctgtgtcaatttgattgtatttttgttcaatcatttccctgtattttttgtgggatttaatgtaaGAATTGTGTGTTAGAGATTGTTGAAGTTCTgtgaagatgaagaatttgCAACTAGCTTGCGATTGGCTCGTGAGTGCCAACTTGCAAAaggccacgtgagaagcacatactaaaatttgaagagtctcttatccAAGTTGGATTTCGTGAGTCACTTCGCAACTCAGGCTAAGTCACAAGTGACTTGCAAAACTCTTTGCTTGGAGTTGTTTGAGTGTGCTTTTTCTCATACCTTTACCAACACTATATAAGCCCTCATTACCCATGAAATTGTAGGGAGTTTTTCCAAGAAACTTTTGTGAGAGCAAACCCTAGctaaacacttgagagttagagattgtatACCTACAATCATCTACACCATTTCTCTAAAGTTTTCTtttactcctacctctccatctacaTATCtttgagaggttcttagcccaaaTACTTACCTCACCCAAGCTAagtgttgagagaagttttggtgcatatgggaagcattggaagaagccttTGAGTGGCAGATGCAGTTTGGAGCTAATTGTGGGATCcggataactagtgaagacacAGCTCCATAAAGCCCGTTGGTAGCTGGAACttggagggttcaagtacattaggtagattaggcttggagggccTTTTTGATATTCGTGTACTCTAACTTTATTCACTAATGGATCGATTTCAGATTGGAGGGCCACAGAAAGGTTTTTTACCAGgtactttggtttcctctttgataacacgtctcagtattatcttgtgtttgcatctctcttccctactctttaaactttacatttattttttattgtacatGCTTATGCCTTAGAGTAGTGTTCCGGTTTTATTACGactcatttactcttgtttcgcACTTAgttaagttaaagtaaaagtAATCAAGtcgtaatttaaaattgggggtctaaattaGCTATAGTGTTTcacactatttgagcttctaaaATTGTTGTAGAGACTTTGTATTAAGGAAGTCATTATCGTATTGTACCAACTAGGTGGCCAATACAACAAGTATTTCTCCAAGCAATCAATCTACCAATACGAATACACATTCAAATTAATTGTACCGCTCTATATACCAGACTCACTTGTGAAAATTGCTCATTCTAGCCGATAAATCAATACTggatagataaaaaataaataaatagaaaaaaaagaaaagaagaagaagttaacCTCTGATCATATTTGTCACCATCACTTACCACTACATCGCCATCACTACCACGACACCAATCATCCTCTCCCCAATGctgattcttctttttcttcttgtcaCGTCTTGTCCATGTTTCTCTGCATTctatttattaagtttttaaacttttgttaTAATGTCTCTCGATGTGAACAATGTAAATAAATGGAAAGGTAACTGAAAAGTTGAATTCAACCTTTTGAACTCGTCATTTACTGTGAATGatgtaaaatagataagaaGGAACTTATacaactttaaaattttgtcttctATTGTGAATTCCTCCACCCATCATCATATTGATATATTAGGACACATGGCCTTCTTCTTGTCTTGTCTTTGCTTTTTTGTCTTCatattaagggtttttttttttttttttttttttcacttttcttgttttgttcaCTTGAAGTGAATGATGTAAATAATTGGGaatgaaactaaaaaattgaattcaacTTCTCAAACTCTATGTTTAGTGCAAATGATGTAAATAGATGGGAAGCAAActtatttgagttttaaatttattctttCAATGTGAGTATTTTCACCCACCATCATATTGATAAATTAGGTTACATAGCCATCTTCTTATACTTCTTCTTGtctcatttttgtttctttgtcttcttaCCATTAAGCCTTTTaacttttcttgttttgttgaACTGCTATGAATGgtttaataataaatcaaaaggaaattgaaaatttgaattcaacttttcaaattcttcatttactAGGAAAGATATAAATCGATAGGAAGGAACTTATAcaacttttaaattttgtcttttaggGTAAGTATCTCCACACCATCATATTGATATATCAGGTCATGTGACCTTCTTCTTCTCATCTCTACTTCTCTATCTTCtttgtgttaggacatatgtatttcacatgttaagaacatatgtcatgattttatgtaataggcttatcatttgacaaaacacactttacttgtatttgggtagatttatgatgtatttaaatacttcaagaaaccatgtttcaagattaagtgttgaaaccttcaagtctgtccaagaaaacaagttgatagtgcaaattcattaaaactcaacagctagcttgacagctgcatctatcgagcttaagaaagctgttcaaagccCGATGTGCTCGACAGTTGCTCAACAtgtgctatctgtcgaggtttaagaatttcagaattctaatatgattttcttgggatccgtgtatatgtctttgggctttcttttctcctaaccctagacatataaaatgattgttttaagggccgtcaaacagtacacaagttttgagcaaactctgttcaagcaaattgtgactggagacgaagttcttgccctagttcatctctttctcttgaagaggTTGCTGCGtatgtgcatcgtagggttttgtgaccaagcatcttcttgatcttcatcgtgtggatgaattgaagaactttgcaaccaacaatcttcttagttggtgattaaagtcgcgtactaggatccgtgcaattggttagtcacgtacttggaagtcgtgcatcagaaagaGTAACtatcactacagaataagtccaattaggtattggggtaacggttcaactgtaggttggtaaggtacttgggattcctttacttgtaaccgcttgttgtgataatagtggagtttcaggagtggtgacctaaaaatcacctggtggggtttttgccgttaggttttccccatttgtaaacaaatcactgtgttatttattttccgctacataattagtttattgatgatttgtttgtgctgccacgtttttgcatgataaattgattaattaataacttggctaattaattaattaatttctatcacaaggggtcatttaGTTTGTGACCTATCACTTTGTATTAAGGGAAAATGACACTTTACCACACTACTATACAtcttattacactttgcaccctaaactatgatccttattacactttgcatcTCGACCTCAAGTTTGCTATTAAATTTATTGGATGGAAAAAAATGGTCCCACATGAAGAGACCTAATTGTCCCCCTTCTCaatcctttaaaaataaaaaataaaatacattttactACCCTAAATTATACTTATGGTTacattttgcaccctaaactttgaatttttacCCAAGTTAATAACAAACTTAATAttggggtgcaaagtgtaacaaagaTTATAATTTAGGGTGCAAAACTTGCATTCAAAAAGTTTAGTGCACAAGTGTAATGTGGGGTATAGTTTAAAgtggtaaattgtaatttttcattttattatgctttttattttttattttttttttttttgttcgcCTAATATGAATAATGTAAATATGTGCGAAAGAAACTAAAAAGTTGAATTCAATTTCTCAAACTCTTCATTTAGTGTGAATGATGTAAATAGATGAGTAGGAGACTTATTCAACTTTAAATTTAGTGTTTTAGTGTGAGTATTTCCACACACTATCATATTGATATATAAAATTACATGgccttcttctacttcttcttgTCTAGTCTTTCtttctatcttcttcttattacactttttaacttttcttgTTTTGTCCATGACATGTGAATGATGTAAATAAATGGGAAAGAAGCTGAAAAGTTGAATTTAACTTTTCAAACCCTTTATTTACTGTGAATGATGTAAATAGATAGGAAGGAATTTATTCAACTTTTAAATTGTGTCTTTTTGTGTAGGGGACCAACTTCTCTTCCATTTAAAATCCTCTCATTCTCtcccattttaatttaaatgactGACACATTGCAAACAAACAATCCAATGGTTAAAAAAAGCCCACTTTATACTAAGCTCTCTCTCACtttgttctctttatttatCTCTTATCTACCACTTTATAGCCCTCAACCTTTGGTGGACGATGGTATTTTGGACTTAAGCGATAGTGGGAGTCATGATTGAAAGCGTCAAGAGTCAATCCAGTTGCAATGTAAAACTAAACAAGGTGGTCCTTTGGCTGGTTTAGGTTGGGTTTCTTTGGAGTTTGTGGATATGTGTTGAATGAATATGGGTTAAGTGCTATGTGATTAATGGATTACTGatgacttttttttccttttttttctcgtCAAGTGGTGGTTGCAGAAAATTAAATCAGGATGTGATATGGATTTTTGAGGTGGGTCTTCGGATGGAATGCAAGGATTAATATAATGTGGGCTTTGTTTAACCCTTGGATTATTTGTCTACTACATGTCAGTCACTTGAATTAAAATGGGAGGGTTTTAAATGGGAGGGAGTCGGACCCTTGTGTGAGTATCTCAATCCGGTCATATTGATATATCAAGTCATGtgactttcttcttcttctcattttgtCTCTGTTTccttgttttcattttattaaactttttaacttttcttgTTTTGTCTACCTAAAATAAATGATGTAAATAAATGAGAATGaaacttgataggccaaaaacgtattgaccccttgtaatgaactaattgattaattagccaagtttattaattaatcaaattagcATGCAATTGTacatggtagtacaaacaaatcaccaattaactaaagtatgcagcggaaaataaattgacacggtgatttgtttacaaatagggaaaacctatACGGTAAAAAcaccaccgggtgattttaaggtcaccactctcgataatcaactattatcataacaagcggatacaagtaaaggaatcacagtaccttataccaatctacagttgaatccttaccctaattcccaattggacttgttttgtagtgacaatctctcattttcaatgcatggctcccaatacgtgactaactaattacgcagatcctagtacgtgacttaatcaccaacttgagaaggatgttggctgcaaagttctttagttcatccagacgatgaaaatcaagaagatccttggtcacaaaaccctacggtgtacaaacacagcagcttcttcaagagaaagaagaactagggtAAACTAGGTTTCTAGTCACAcctttcttcacacttgtggaattgtgctcttgtgcaactgtgcgtaaccttttacggcccttaaaataatccttatatatttttagggttatgagaaaagaaagcccaaacaaacattcacagattggatgaaaatcagcttgaaaaactgaatttcataaaccttgatagatagccatctatcgagttAGCTGTCAAGCCACGCGTTTTAGCtgcttttaaaccttgatagatgctatttgtcgagttttaaaatccaacactttctgacttgattcttagacagacttgcatagctttaacacttgaacttgaaaccttgtttcttgaaacattaaacacatcctaaatttaccaaattacaagtaaagtgcgttttgtcaaagaattaactaattacataaaatgttgacatatgttcctaacatcaaatcacatatgtcctaacaatctccccctttggcaattcgtgacaaaacaataacaaacaaatgagatatgaaagaagtcataaatcactcaacttatattcacttgttgaatacaataaaatccatcctaacacaaactcttgaaaaattttgcaagaagggAGTTTATGGCAAAAAGACTTTGACAAcatgtatttctgaaacactttaaacaaaactcatcacaacatcttagtgtgaaacaaaaatataagattgcatataatatataagaaacatgtgtattaagaaagaaaagaaacaatacatgtaaagataggtgaaagaactataataacaacctcaaatgtatatatatcaaCAGTACAAGGTGTGCTatcacaacatgattgcaagaTCTAAGGTACAtgaacaatgtatctaaaaaaaaaagatacataaaattctcactacatccctcaaaaaatGAACACTCCCCTTAACAAAAATCTTCTATACTAACCCTCTTCCTATGactatgactactctcatatctaaaactacttcccctttttgtcacgagtgacaaagggtaagtatgtcaagtagacatctcgtcATCACTGGGTAAGCTAGCATCcccatcctcatcatcatcatcgtcgtcAGAGACATCATCGTCCTTGGATGCCTTGGGAGGAGGAGAGGGAGACTCTATGAAGACACCAAGGTGAGCTTGCCATCTAGCAATACGGCCAACTTGGGTGTTcactgacacaactcatcactaagagtttcaaggcaagcatccatgtGCTGAAGCTACGCCATGATTGCATCAAGAGTCACACCACCCGCAGAAGAAGAGGGAACAGAGGTGAATGGAGCTGGAGAAGTGGAAGGAGCTGCCGTCCCGGACAGCCTCAAATGTAGCTACGCCTCGCTCTATTTAACGGTAGTGgtatctatggcacacatgacatgGAAGTGGTCGGAAACGGGAAAGGGAACAAAACAATGGCATAGAATCCTTGTGATAACTGAagggaagatgagcttatcacgggtcacCCTATCCCTCTATACATCTATGatggaaagaataaaatgagagggaaaatctaaaataagatGCTCTAAAagggaaagcaaaaatcgagcacgggGCTCGGTAATGAAGTTATAATGAGATAaaggatgcaaaacaaaagccATAACCATGTTAAGAAacctaggacctttagcaaaggtcGTACAGTAAGTGAACTGACGATCACCCCAATCAGAAGGACGCTCACAAAAAGAGGATATAAGCTCGTCTTTAGACATGGTCCTCAGAAAATCACAAccggggtagtcaggatgcgctaccctCGGGACATGGAGCACATCAGATACAATATCCGAAGTGACCACAATGCACGTACCTTGAATGCGAGTAATAAAGAGAGGTACTgaataatcaaatccatgcatatTGAAGTAGAACTCCTTAATAAGCATGGATGGACAAGTGACCGGGACATTAcatagtgactcccaacccctactgtgaatgacagtgggtagAT of Quercus lobata isolate SW786 chromosome 8, ValleyOak3.0 Primary Assembly, whole genome shotgun sequence contains these proteins:
- the LOC115956389 gene encoding putative F-box/LRR-repeat protein At5g54820 translates to MADNLDMFRKLSEHLILIIISFLPFKEAVRTSVLSKRWRFMDCALQQIQNYQGRLGLDFSDPTWAEDNLDNHAALFDLPLNVFGHIVLESIKLFSCNFRNSDFMNFTALKQVSFGWLELSLSFIKALLRNCPLLESLSLKKCWNLDHLEISGPNLRLKCFVADNCSLISNEIVIEAPNLRFFKYSGTIPHFEFEIHPAHMEEAVLSFGMELDYDESIGYDLYKLLLQLYPIKVLTICSFMLQV